A window of Ruminococcus champanellensis 18P13 = JCM 17042 contains these coding sequences:
- a CDS encoding beta-L-arabinofuranosidase domain-containing protein encodes MPSRIQIENTYLLPGLFKERADINRAYLMELKSENLLQNFLLEAGVRTDRDVTEMHLGWESPTCQLRGHFLGHWLSAAALLIAQNQDRELKAKLDTIIDALARCQELNGGRWIGSIPEKYFEKLKKNEYIWSPQYTLHKTLLGLYHSALYAKNQVALEILGRAADWYLEWTEKMMQKNPHAVYSGEEGGMLEVWAGLYQLTEDERYLTLAQRYAHPSIFGRLADGEDPLSNCHANASIPWAHGAAKMYEITGDAAWLELVKRFWQCAVSDRDAFCTGGQNSGEFWIPPRKLGMFLGERTQEFCTVYNMVRLADYLFCFTGAHEYLDYIENNLYNGFLAQQNKYTGMPAYFLPMKAGSVKKWGSKTKDFWCCHGTTVQAHTIYPQLCWYADKEQNRLILAQYINSVCKFNAHVTITQSVDMKYYNDGASFDERDDSRMFRWYIKLHVKAEQPERFTLSLRIPAWVAGELVILVNGQHAEVESVNGFAELDRVWEDDTVNLYFPAALTTCSLPDMPQLLAFREGPIVLAGLCESDRGIYLAQNDPTSALTPVTEHTYDTFPWRQSVYRTIHQPENFELVPLYDITDECYTVYFTKKSLN; translated from the coding sequence ATGCCAAGCAGAATCCAAATCGAAAATACATATCTTCTGCCGGGATTGTTCAAGGAACGTGCAGACATCAACAGAGCATACCTGATGGAGTTGAAAAGTGAAAATCTGCTCCAGAACTTTTTGCTGGAGGCCGGGGTCCGTACAGATCGGGACGTAACGGAGATGCATCTGGGCTGGGAATCTCCCACCTGTCAGCTGCGTGGCCACTTCCTTGGGCACTGGCTGTCCGCTGCCGCCTTGCTGATCGCACAGAATCAGGATCGGGAGCTGAAAGCAAAGCTGGATACCATTATCGATGCGCTTGCCCGTTGTCAGGAACTGAATGGAGGCAGGTGGATCGGATCAATCCCGGAAAAGTACTTTGAAAAGCTGAAGAAAAACGAATACATCTGGTCGCCCCAGTATACCCTGCACAAGACCCTGCTGGGCTTGTATCACAGTGCCCTGTATGCAAAAAACCAAGTGGCATTGGAGATCTTGGGCAGGGCAGCGGACTGGTACCTGGAGTGGACGGAGAAGATGATGCAAAAAAATCCCCACGCTGTGTACAGCGGTGAGGAGGGCGGCATGTTGGAGGTATGGGCAGGCTTGTACCAGCTGACGGAAGATGAACGCTACCTGACCCTTGCGCAGCGGTATGCCCATCCTTCCATATTTGGCAGGCTTGCGGATGGGGAAGACCCCTTGTCCAACTGTCACGCAAACGCCAGCATTCCCTGGGCGCATGGTGCGGCAAAAATGTATGAGATCACAGGGGATGCAGCGTGGCTGGAGCTTGTGAAGCGGTTCTGGCAATGTGCCGTTTCGGATCGGGATGCCTTTTGCACCGGTGGGCAAAATTCCGGCGAGTTCTGGATTCCCCCCCGGAAGCTGGGCATGTTTCTGGGAGAGCGTACACAGGAATTCTGCACGGTGTATAATATGGTGCGGCTGGCAGATTACCTGTTCTGCTTTACAGGAGCGCATGAATACCTGGACTATATTGAAAACAATCTCTACAATGGGTTCCTTGCACAGCAGAATAAATATACAGGCATGCCGGCGTATTTCCTGCCTATGAAGGCGGGAAGCGTGAAAAAATGGGGCAGCAAAACAAAGGATTTCTGGTGCTGTCACGGCACAACCGTACAGGCTCACACCATATATCCCCAGCTTTGCTGGTATGCGGACAAAGAGCAGAACCGTCTGATTCTTGCGCAGTATATTAACTCGGTCTGCAAGTTCAATGCCCATGTGACCATTACCCAGAGCGTGGATATGAAGTATTACAACGATGGGGCATCCTTCGACGAGCGGGATGACAGCAGAATGTTCCGGTGGTATATCAAGCTGCACGTCAAGGCGGAACAGCCGGAACGGTTTACTCTTTCTCTGCGGATCCCAGCATGGGTGGCAGGGGAGCTGGTGATCCTGGTGAATGGACAGCATGCAGAGGTTGAATCAGTGAATGGCTTTGCCGAACTGGATCGGGTCTGGGAGGACGATACGGTGAATCTCTATTTCCCGGCGGCGCTGACCACCTGTTCCTTGCCGGACATGCCCCAGTTGCTGGCGTTCCGGGAGGGCCCCATTGTGCTGGCAGGATTGTGTGAATCCGATCGAGGCATTTACCTGGCGCAGAATGACCCCACAAGTGCACTGACCCCCGTCACGGAGCATACCTATGACACCTTTCCCTGGCGGCAAAGCGTGTACCGGACGATCCATCAGCCGGAAAACTTTGAACTGGTGCCTCTGTATGATATCACGGACGAGTGCTATACGGTGTACTTCACGAAAAAGTCCCTCAATTGA
- a CDS encoding helix-turn-helix transcriptional regulator — protein sequence MFQVTQSQPRMLGCKAPEPLSFSVCGQLISPSGFLHHRRCFAETVLILVTEGALYLNANGSPFALTAGAYILLPTGEEHFGFRSSEGSLSYLWAHFRTKQGFEPVHADDAKGYSYLLPETASVSPSGRTAQLFHQLMDLSLEEQLYTHSMSDYAVSLLLMELSQEYFRTCSTSQSLPGPVVSAREWIKNHYFLPFDLPELAAAIGYSADYLSSLFKRSMGISIVRYTNRLRIKTAKTLLSNHGVSIKEAAFSCGFSDEKYFMKVFKEQEGISPTQYKHSFSRRNIN from the coding sequence ATGTTTCAAGTCACACAAAGCCAACCGAGAATGCTTGGATGCAAAGCCCCGGAGCCTCTGTCCTTTTCGGTATGCGGACAGCTGATCAGCCCCTCCGGTTTTCTGCACCACCGTCGCTGCTTTGCAGAAACAGTGCTGATCCTGGTGACGGAGGGGGCCCTGTACCTGAACGCCAACGGCAGCCCATTTGCTCTGACTGCCGGAGCATATATCCTGCTTCCGACAGGTGAGGAACATTTCGGATTCCGCTCATCGGAAGGCTCCCTGTCCTACCTTTGGGCGCATTTCCGAACAAAACAGGGATTTGAGCCGGTGCATGCGGACGATGCGAAAGGATATTCCTATTTACTGCCTGAAACTGCATCCGTCTCCCCCTCTGGCAGAACGGCACAGCTGTTTCATCAGCTGATGGATCTGTCCCTGGAGGAGCAGCTGTACACCCACAGCATGTCTGATTACGCAGTCAGTCTGCTGCTGATGGAGCTGTCCCAGGAGTATTTCCGAACCTGCAGTACCAGCCAGAGCCTGCCGGGGCCTGTAGTATCCGCAAGGGAGTGGATCAAAAATCACTACTTTCTCCCCTTCGATCTTCCGGAGCTTGCGGCTGCAATCGGATACAGCGCCGATTATCTGTCCTCCCTGTTCAAGCGCAGTATGGGAATATCCATTGTCCGGTATACAAACCGTCTGCGCATCAAAACCGCCAAGACCCTGCTGTCCAACCACGGTGTTTCCATAAAAGAAGCCGCATTTTCCTGCGGCTTCTCTGATGAAAAATATTTTATGAAGGTGTTTAAGGAACAGGAGGGCATCAGCCCCACACAGTACAAGCATTCCTTCAGTCGGAGAAATATCAATTGA
- a CDS encoding InlB B-repeat-containing protein, whose amino-acid sequence MRKEKQVACPETGSVRSNRRKGILTGVLALTLMFSAAGGLTGYWYYQNAKHHVTVSFETNGGSAVRSVTLDKGTTLSQVPCTSKENSSFSGWYYDEQLTRPYSSGDAIEVNTKLYAAYGETANQDQVYESKSAYLPDCEASAPLVIHADTEITPENLSEYLTVQSDLGALPDAFVIDPLGDGNYQITPKQDYQAGCVYDFSVSNGATIVTEDSASLTSLSQRIHKDEIEVVELQQSIIYLDWDAVIRDGSDYQLYIPKSDTYTLSADSAFCLLEGYAEWVSAGENPDTFGQLFDDSALFLTAVSVQDDFADRTLDEGMLSGDTWYYVEAQDGELEDVLDTVDVYTNMEVSANELLDTKKLEQSISQSAGASQLADLLTCAVLENEQFQQLTGEAGSAEDFALFSSMTASAADYAKNPLMFRDGLSMGNAKGISVPAGNTGITVSVSWSRDSAQNPNFPGVDASDPDNNKWSALRVIIGIQREIKGVAVQASVDVTEYLKVTMQGYKEWDGSKVNFDYAANMYSQTNFDFYVQIRTEGSESWEDISESVNDSISSSDMLAKYQKMINADGGYIDLCDVEIIGKDFYVIPEFPIFTVHLGLNYVLKLDLSAGLSSNFTYLDATQVGMRGKTGEGLHSYKNELVGANRYAYNLDACGYLGVKTGLKGELTLSFTGFRKLGEVGIALELGAYVDLYGYMSLEITKPLQYSSNVNRSFAGGYYMEMGIYLEVTLLARSQVFDAEAGLTLFDEKWPLYSTGNRYILYSVDDTSNREYFMHANSADILDISGLSTTCLDLKTGALTNDVPLGEIGDFVAHVSDKTFQYSNMKLSIDGENSELKARTATVDLYCSMPMLSMAAKHAVEGYICISTQLYWADPSLNVTSIADFTKTPKATYCLKFPDGSTKEVAVMQTQLGKSVGQFGLNNLSLDKIYQMEDALYTEENASVASLKNNDKELYDVYISKDTVFYRNAERKQFYVSFVYYDGLEKCWKSDLRLCGAGEEPVPPEAALHTNVLTGWTGHDNLTGEDLTQLTKLSDDQYAYDRYRWSTIGQDQSQSIKTYRGSEQWQVTNDIEDYFNTGTSKPNRELTFTQTYVAQYRDCTVTFLYGTEEERMASAVTVPFDTTLLSPTDSTFVDSAGVLLGWDYNGDGAIDTEKNSAGTIILPRITTDGMVFYGVYEQPNVTIHVQQYDVDQACYVDSATFQVKNNQNFTFNGEEVLLEGEPVILDGETVDCFTKALDAVGDSDAAIFTGWEKRFRFASSWSAVNSTEGMHAYYQEFYLRPGYNFKLNLTFLPADGTAFTATVDGTEQQLTSHSVSLYQGDMYGWWNDFKYSVWSGSEDEVTSFVGWDRNGDGVVDYSNIQFIMPNKSMTLQAVCKTEKILITTRIQSPIALNFPEQIVSCIADNSAEGTYAYVFNGTYSQYQILDDYICNLPETSRYLDEETGYQVFYHRFTGYKTSFDYYPNGKAVSIPVYSEMTIRQVHVGHTVTFRAGENGYFNQNDGSTVTEFTRTLDNGTYQISDFTGGYSTSPRRPSVGTSDFSVDYWMDEDGNRIENDAFIVSKQGRVLTAHWISETNVNLKSGDVKYGNFFAGSGVLANPRMRLTEGTHKFSELTKPVQSYYPDKCRYEVVGWTDSRDTEEIVHGLDEEFTITAGETPTFTAQWELTGLVVRFETSVAFKSGTGEALVPGHDFNENPIVMLPVGNYKISDFPVVENWIGGSQEWRCVGWRDQNDKEYKFDDPDAVIALDTFAVTLTPIWAGTKATVSFNANGGIFLGNTKYMRLTYTVGDLNEADMPLPTRSNTEYESCVFAGWKFKKYDSQQETIVPVGGVFHLEDTYYYADAIWNAVELKHNYSYGYDETQHWAICENESCADPIGAKEPHTVGADGICTVCGYGCVTPPLRNGVYEISNLAELLGFAKLVNTGETGANAILTSDIVINRNMLNQNGELNRKNPITWTPIGTAGAYTGIFDGQGHTISGVYATNNGTNGNNQYLGLFCEIQNAEIKNLTLADSCFVADSTCMYLAGIVGHATDSTISCVENRAILMGKRIGGICVQADNCQILNCVNVGKIFSLSRASGIAAYVSGNGSTVNCYQGGEMELSEAVLLYAVAENAVNCYYNTTITGIDADTGDEPGQTGKDDNAVRSGEVAYLLAQGENGAVWGQTIGEDSYPRLRGAVVYQNGSVYANGAAKLEGTSLSLNGTIGVHFYVSLSDVVTEDADAYMELTLPNGTTQQILVSDADMKQVDSKEYYVFSCGVAAKEMTRQIHAQIRKSDGTLMGAYAYSVEDYANYILDDSNGFDKKTKDLALAMLNYGDFAEAYFSGKTLEETTEMAAVTADTLAGYTRIESGTLPAGVTYYGSTLVLESGMILRHYFLVEPGTDVSAYGFTGNKDHYYYMDLSAVPGTATGACVIGGYTLSYDPMCYVRAVLASQKSTDSLKLVAKALYLYHQAAEAYQQA is encoded by the coding sequence ATGAGAAAAGAGAAGCAGGTTGCCTGCCCGGAAACGGGCAGCGTCCGAAGCAATCGGCGAAAAGGGATTCTGACCGGTGTGCTGGCTCTTACCTTGATGTTCTCTGCCGCAGGGGGGCTGACCGGGTATTGGTATTATCAGAACGCCAAGCATCACGTGACCGTATCCTTTGAGACAAACGGGGGCAGTGCGGTACGTTCGGTGACTCTGGATAAGGGAACTACTCTGTCCCAGGTTCCCTGCACCAGCAAGGAAAACAGCAGCTTTTCCGGCTGGTATTACGATGAGCAGCTGACCAGACCCTACAGTTCCGGGGATGCCATTGAGGTCAACACCAAGCTGTATGCTGCCTATGGGGAGACAGCCAATCAGGATCAGGTCTATGAAAGCAAGTCCGCATACCTGCCGGATTGTGAAGCCTCTGCGCCACTGGTGATCCATGCGGATACGGAAATCACGCCGGAGAATCTGAGTGAGTATCTGACGGTACAGTCTGACCTGGGCGCACTGCCGGATGCATTTGTGATCGATCCCCTGGGGGATGGCAACTATCAGATCACCCCCAAGCAGGATTATCAGGCTGGCTGTGTGTATGATTTTTCCGTATCCAACGGGGCAACCATCGTCACCGAGGACAGTGCATCCCTTACGTCCCTGTCCCAGCGGATCCACAAGGACGAAATTGAAGTGGTGGAATTGCAGCAGTCCATCATTTATCTGGATTGGGACGCTGTGATCCGGGACGGTTCGGATTATCAGCTGTACATTCCCAAAAGTGATACATACACCCTTTCGGCAGACAGCGCATTCTGCCTGCTGGAGGGCTATGCAGAATGGGTCAGTGCCGGGGAGAATCCGGACACCTTCGGACAGCTGTTTGATGATTCTGCATTGTTCTTAACGGCGGTATCCGTTCAGGATGATTTTGCAGACCGGACACTGGACGAAGGAATGCTGAGCGGCGACACATGGTACTATGTGGAAGCGCAGGACGGTGAGCTGGAGGATGTTCTGGACACCGTTGATGTATACACCAACATGGAAGTTTCTGCAAATGAGCTGCTGGATACCAAGAAGCTGGAGCAGAGTATCAGTCAGAGCGCAGGCGCAAGCCAGTTGGCTGACCTGCTGACCTGTGCAGTGCTGGAAAATGAACAGTTCCAGCAGCTTACAGGAGAGGCGGGCAGCGCAGAGGATTTTGCCCTGTTTTCAAGCATGACTGCATCCGCAGCGGATTATGCGAAGAACCCCCTGATGTTCCGGGATGGTCTGAGCATGGGCAACGCCAAGGGCATCAGCGTACCGGCAGGAAACACCGGCATTACCGTTAGCGTATCCTGGAGCCGGGACAGTGCCCAGAACCCTAATTTTCCTGGAGTGGACGCCAGCGATCCGGACAACAACAAGTGGTCTGCTTTGCGGGTAATCATCGGCATCCAGAGGGAGATCAAGGGGGTTGCGGTGCAGGCGTCCGTGGACGTTACCGAGTACCTGAAGGTCACCATGCAGGGCTACAAGGAGTGGGACGGCAGCAAGGTGAACTTTGATTATGCAGCCAATATGTACTCCCAGACCAATTTTGACTTTTATGTGCAGATCCGCACAGAGGGCTCCGAAAGCTGGGAGGATATTTCCGAAAGCGTCAACGACAGCATCAGCTCTTCGGATATGCTGGCAAAGTACCAGAAGATGATCAACGCAGACGGAGGCTATATCGACCTGTGCGATGTAGAAATCATAGGTAAGGATTTTTATGTTATTCCCGAGTTTCCGATCTTTACGGTACATCTGGGTCTGAATTATGTACTGAAGCTTGATCTTTCCGCAGGGCTTTCCAGCAATTTCACCTACCTGGATGCGACCCAGGTGGGCATGCGGGGTAAAACAGGCGAAGGGCTTCATTCCTATAAGAATGAGCTGGTCGGGGCAAACCGGTATGCCTATAATCTGGATGCCTGCGGTTATCTCGGTGTCAAGACCGGCTTGAAAGGGGAGCTGACCCTTTCCTTTACCGGATTCCGGAAGCTGGGCGAGGTGGGCATTGCCCTGGAGCTGGGCGCTTATGTGGACTTGTATGGCTATATGAGCCTGGAGATCACCAAGCCCCTTCAGTATTCCAGCAATGTGAACAGATCCTTTGCCGGCGGCTATTATATGGAAATGGGCATCTACCTGGAGGTGACTTTGCTGGCACGGTCCCAGGTCTTTGATGCGGAAGCCGGACTGACCCTGTTTGACGAAAAATGGCCCTTGTACTCCACAGGCAATCGGTATATCCTATACAGTGTGGATGACACCAGCAACCGGGAATATTTCATGCATGCCAACAGTGCGGACATTCTGGATATCAGCGGTCTGAGCACCACCTGTCTGGATCTGAAAACCGGTGCGCTTACCAATGACGTGCCCCTCGGAGAGATCGGGGACTTTGTGGCGCATGTGTCCGACAAAACATTCCAGTACAGCAATATGAAGTTGTCTATTGATGGAGAGAACTCGGAACTGAAGGCGAGAACCGCCACGGTTGACTTGTACTGCTCCATGCCCATGCTGTCCATGGCGGCGAAACATGCGGTGGAAGGATACATCTGTATTTCCACCCAGCTGTACTGGGCGGATCCCAGTCTGAATGTGACATCCATTGCGGACTTTACAAAGACGCCGAAGGCAACCTACTGTCTGAAGTTCCCGGACGGCTCTACCAAGGAAGTGGCTGTGATGCAGACCCAGCTTGGCAAAAGCGTAGGACAGTTCGGGCTGAATAATTTGTCCCTGGATAAGATCTATCAGATGGAGGATGCACTGTACACGGAGGAGAACGCATCCGTTGCAAGCTTGAAAAACAATGACAAGGAGCTGTATGACGTTTACATTTCCAAAGATACGGTGTTCTACCGGAATGCGGAGAGAAAGCAGTTCTATGTCAGCTTTGTATACTACGATGGGCTTGAAAAATGCTGGAAGTCCGATCTGCGGCTTTGCGGCGCAGGGGAGGAGCCGGTTCCGCCGGAGGCTGCGCTGCATACAAATGTACTGACCGGTTGGACAGGACATGATAATCTGACCGGGGAGGATCTGACCCAGTTGACCAAGCTGTCCGACGATCAGTATGCCTACGATCGTTACCGGTGGAGCACCATCGGTCAGGATCAGAGCCAGTCGATAAAGACCTACCGGGGCAGCGAGCAATGGCAGGTCACCAATGACATTGAGGATTATTTCAACACGGGAACCAGCAAGCCCAATCGGGAGTTGACCTTCACCCAGACCTATGTGGCACAGTACCGGGACTGCACCGTTACTTTCCTGTATGGAACGGAGGAGGAACGGATGGCGTCTGCGGTGACGGTTCCCTTTGATACCACCCTGCTTTCTCCGACGGATTCTACATTTGTGGATAGCGCCGGTGTTCTGCTGGGCTGGGATTACAACGGGGACGGAGCCATTGACACAGAAAAGAATTCGGCAGGAACCATCATTCTGCCCCGGATCACCACTGACGGCATGGTATTCTATGGGGTTTATGAACAGCCCAACGTGACCATCCATGTGCAGCAGTATGACGTGGATCAGGCATGCTATGTGGATTCCGCCACATTCCAGGTGAAGAACAACCAGAACTTCACCTTCAACGGCGAGGAGGTATTGCTGGAGGGAGAGCCGGTGATCCTGGATGGCGAAACTGTGGATTGCTTTACGAAGGCGTTGGATGCAGTGGGCGATTCAGACGCTGCAATCTTCACCGGCTGGGAAAAGCGCTTCCGGTTTGCTTCGTCCTGGTCTGCGGTCAATTCCACAGAAGGGATGCATGCATATTACCAGGAGTTCTATTTGCGACCCGGATATAATTTCAAATTAAACCTGACCTTCCTGCCGGCGGACGGCACTGCATTTACTGCGACTGTAGACGGCACGGAGCAACAACTGACCAGTCACAGCGTTTCCCTGTACCAGGGGGATATGTACGGCTGGTGGAACGATTTCAAATACAGCGTATGGTCCGGCAGCGAGGATGAGGTCACAAGTTTTGTTGGCTGGGATCGCAACGGGGACGGCGTTGTGGACTACTCCAATATTCAGTTTATTATGCCCAACAAGAGCATGACCCTCCAGGCGGTCTGCAAGACGGAGAAGATCCTGATCACAACCCGGATTCAGTCGCCGATTGCCCTGAACTTCCCGGAACAGATTGTTTCCTGCATCGCAGACAATTCTGCGGAGGGCACATATGCCTATGTGTTTAACGGTACCTACAGCCAGTATCAGATTCTGGATGATTACATCTGCAATCTGCCGGAAACCTCCAGATACCTGGACGAAGAAACCGGATATCAGGTTTTCTACCACCGTTTTACAGGCTACAAGACCAGCTTTGACTACTATCCGAATGGCAAGGCGGTCAGCATCCCGGTATACAGTGAGATGACCATCCGTCAGGTGCATGTGGGACACACTGTCACCTTCCGGGCAGGCGAAAACGGATACTTTAATCAGAATGACGGCTCCACAGTGACCGAATTTACCAGAACGCTGGACAATGGCACTTATCAGATCAGCGACTTTACCGGTGGATACAGCACAAGCCCTCGCCGGCCTTCCGTAGGTACCTCCGACTTTTCGGTGGATTACTGGATGGACGAGGATGGAAACCGGATCGAGAATGATGCGTTCATCGTATCCAAGCAGGGGAGAGTTCTGACAGCCCATTGGATCAGTGAGACCAATGTGAACCTGAAGAGCGGCGATGTCAAGTACGGCAATTTCTTTGCAGGCAGCGGCGTTCTGGCAAATCCCAGAATGCGTCTGACGGAGGGTACACACAAATTCTCCGAGCTGACCAAGCCGGTGCAGAGCTATTACCCGGATAAGTGCCGGTATGAGGTAGTTGGCTGGACGGACAGCCGGGATACGGAGGAGATCGTACACGGGCTGGATGAGGAATTCACCATTACGGCCGGTGAAACCCCCACCTTTACCGCCCAGTGGGAGCTGACCGGTTTGGTGGTTCGCTTTGAAACCAGTGTTGCATTTAAGAGCGGCACCGGAGAAGCCCTGGTTCCCGGTCACGATTTCAACGAGAACCCCATTGTGATGCTCCCTGTGGGAAACTATAAGATCAGCGATTTCCCGGTTGTGGAAAATTGGATCGGTGGCAGCCAGGAATGGCGCTGTGTTGGCTGGAGAGATCAGAACGACAAGGAATATAAATTTGACGATCCGGATGCAGTGATCGCACTGGATACGTTTGCAGTGACTCTGACACCCATCTGGGCGGGCACAAAGGCAACGGTTTCCTTCAATGCAAACGGCGGAATCTTCTTGGGCAATACAAAATATATGAGATTGACGTATACTGTGGGAGACCTCAACGAAGCGGATATGCCGCTGCCTACCCGCAGCAACACAGAATATGAATCCTGCGTCTTTGCCGGTTGGAAGTTCAAAAAATACGACAGTCAGCAGGAAACGATTGTTCCGGTTGGCGGAGTGTTCCATCTGGAGGATACCTATTATTATGCAGATGCCATCTGGAATGCAGTGGAACTGAAGCACAACTACAGCTATGGCTATGACGAAACCCAGCACTGGGCAATCTGTGAAAACGAAAGCTGTGCAGACCCCATTGGCGCCAAGGAACCCCATACCGTTGGAGCGGACGGCATCTGTACCGTGTGTGGATATGGTTGCGTCACACCGCCCCTCCGGAATGGCGTGTACGAGATTTCCAATCTGGCAGAGCTGCTTGGCTTTGCAAAGCTCGTCAATACAGGCGAAACCGGAGCAAATGCGATTCTGACCAGTGACATTGTAATCAACCGGAATATGCTGAACCAGAACGGAGAGCTGAACCGGAAGAATCCGATCACCTGGACGCCCATCGGCACAGCCGGTGCATATACCGGTATCTTTGATGGACAGGGACATACCATCAGCGGTGTGTATGCCACCAACAACGGAACCAATGGAAACAACCAGTATCTGGGTCTGTTCTGTGAGATCCAGAACGCAGAGATCAAAAATCTGACTCTTGCGGATTCTTGTTTTGTTGCAGATTCCACCTGCATGTACCTGGCAGGTATCGTGGGGCACGCAACCGACAGCACCATTTCCTGCGTGGAGAATCGTGCAATTCTGATGGGCAAGCGGATCGGCGGTATCTGCGTACAGGCAGACAATTGTCAGATTCTCAATTGTGTGAACGTTGGGAAGATCTTCAGTCTTTCCCGAGCATCCGGCATAGCAGCCTATGTTTCCGGCAACGGAAGCACCGTGAATTGCTACCAGGGTGGCGAGATGGAGCTGTCCGAAGCAGTGCTGCTGTATGCAGTTGCAGAAAACGCTGTTAACTGTTACTACAATACCACGATTACCGGTATTGACGCCGATACGGGAGATGAACCCGGTCAGACCGGCAAAGACGATAATGCGGTAAGATCCGGCGAGGTTGCATACCTGCTGGCGCAGGGGGAGAACGGTGCAGTCTGGGGTCAGACCATCGGCGAGGACAGCTATCCCCGGCTGCGTGGCGCAGTGGTTTACCAGAACGGCAGTGTTTATGCAAACGGCGCAGCCAAGCTGGAGGGAACCTCCCTGTCTCTGAACGGAACCATCGGTGTACATTTCTACGTTTCCCTGTCCGATGTGGTCACAGAGGATGCGGACGCATATATGGAACTGACACTGCCCAACGGCACCACCCAGCAGATCCTGGTATCCGATGCGGATATGAAGCAGGTTGACAGCAAGGAGTACTATGTATTCTCCTGCGGTGTGGCAGCAAAGGAAATGACCCGTCAGATCCATGCACAGATCAGAAAATCGGATGGCACTTTGATGGGCGCTTATGCATATTCCGTAGAGGATTACGCAAATTACATTCTGGACGACTCCAATGGCTTTGACAAGAAGACAAAGGATCTGGCTTTGGCAATGCTGAACTACGGCGACTTTGCAGAGGCATATTTCAGCGGCAAGACCCTGGAAGAAACCACTGAAATGGCAGCAGTTACAGCAGACACGCTGGCTGGTTATACAAGGATCGAGAGCGGCACTTTGCCTGCGGGCGTAACGTACTATGGTTCTACCCTTGTGCTAGAATCCGGCATGATCCTGCGGCATTATTTCCTGGTGGAGCCGGGTACGGATGTAAGCGCATACGGCTTTACCGGCAATAAGGATCACTACTACTATATGGATCTTTCTGCAGTGCCCGGAACAGCAACAGGAGCGTGTGTGATTGGCGGCTATACCCTCAGCTATGATCCCATGTGCTATGTACGTGCAGTACTGGCAAGTCAGAAATCTACGGACAGCCTGAAACTGGTTGCAAAAGCGCTGTATCTCTATCACCAGGCAGCAGAAGCATATCAGCAGGCATAA